Proteins from a genomic interval of Cygnus olor isolate bCygOlo1 chromosome 9, bCygOlo1.pri.v2, whole genome shotgun sequence:
- the RAP2B gene encoding ras-related protein Rap-2b, whose protein sequence is MREYKVVVLGSGGVGKSALTVQFVTGSFIEKYDPTIEDFYRKEIEVDSSPSVLEILDTAGTEQFASMRDLYIKNGQGFILVYSLVNQQSFQDIKPMRDQIIRVKRYERVPMILVGNKVDLEGEREVSFGEGKALAEEWSCPFMETSAKNKASVDELFAEIVRQMNYASQPNGDEQCCAACAIL, encoded by the coding sequence ATGCGGGAGTACaaggtggtggtgctgggctcGGGCGGCGTGGGCAAGTCCGCCCTCACCGTCCAGTTCGTGACCGGCTCGTTCATCGAGAAGTACGACCCCACCATCGAGGACTTCTACCGCAAGGAGATCGAGGTGGACTCCTCGCCGTCGGTGCTGGAGATCCTGGACACGGCGGGCACCGAGCAGTTCGCCTCCATGCGGGACCTCTACATCAAGAACGGGCAGGGCTTCATCCTGGTCTACAGCCTGGTCAACCAGCAGAGCTTCCAGGACATCAAGCCCATGCGGGACCAGATCATCCGCGTCAAGAGGTACGAGCGGGTGCCCATGATCCTGGTGGGCAACAAGGTGGACCTGGAGGGCGAGCGGGAGGTCTCCTTCGGGGAAGGCAAGGCGCTGGCCGAGGAGTGGAGCTGCCCCTTCATGGAGACCTCGGCCAAAAACAAAGCCTCGGTGGACGAGCTCTTCGCCGAGATCGTCAGGCAGATGAACTACGCCTCGCAGCCCAACGGGGACGAGCAGTGCTGCGCCGCCTGCGCCATCCTCTGA